From the Lolium rigidum isolate FL_2022 chromosome 2, APGP_CSIRO_Lrig_0.1, whole genome shotgun sequence genome, one window contains:
- the LOC124687492 gene encoding probable inactive leucine-rich repeat receptor kinase XIAO: MASAARFLLAMPLLLLLVLQHAVAAVSAPATFPGDRAALASLKSAVDAATIPAYSCLASWDFAHDPCTTFPCGLHCYTPPNSSYQRVAGVALDPAGYSGTLPAPVFASLPFLQTLSLRDNRFHGALPAGTPLPPGLHVLDLSGNAFSGEIPWSLFTAASSLQELDLSRNAFTGPVPPQLASLGALTRLELQDNGLAGPLPPMGRMRSLAHLDLSGNALSGPPLDALPRQVVSVVARNNTLSGPLQAAAFHALPAMQVLDLTGNALTGAVPGAAFEHPALEQLRLGSNRLGAVEEASHGGASRRLVEVDLSGNRIAGRLPGCLGVMPRLAMVGLDRNRFVGGVPGTYAARISVEEVTNGMVPFAKLTLQGNYLCGALPRLMRQIKEGGATVSLADNCLLKCPRKFFFCQGLRQKDHATCPKCEP, encoded by the coding sequence ATGGCTTCTGCTGCTCGCTTCCTCCTAGCAATGCCGCTGCTCCTCTTGCTCGTGCTCCAGCACGCGGTGGCCGCGGTGTCTGCTCCGGCCACCTTCCCGGGAGACAGGGCCGCTCTGGCGTCCCTCAAATCCGCCGTGGACGCGGCGACCATCCCGGCCTACTCCTGCCTCGCGTCGTGGGACTTCGCCCACGACCCATGCACCACCTTCCCCTGCGGCCTCCACTGCTACACGCCACCCAACTCCTCCTACCAGCGCGTCGCCGGCGTCGCCCTCGACCCCGCGGGGTACTCCGGCACACTCCCGGCGCCCGTCTTCGCCTCGCTACCTTTCCTGCAGACCCTCTCCCTCCGCGACAACCGCTTCCACGGCGCGCTGCCGGCCgggacgccgctgccgccgggccTCCACGTCCTCGACCTCTCCGGTAACGCCTTCTCCGGCGAGATACCATGGTCGCTCTTCACCGCCGCCTCGTCGCTGCAAGAGCtcgacctctcccgcaacgcgttCACCGGCCCGGTACCGCCTCAGCTCGCCTCGTTAGGCGCGCTGACGAGGCTGGAGCTGCAGGACAACGGCCTCGCCGGACCCCTGCCGCCGATGGGCAGGATGCGCTCGCTCGCCCACCTTGACCTCAGCGGCAACGCGCTCTCCGGCCCACCGCTGGACGCGCTGCCGCGGCAGGTCGTCTCCGTCGTGGCGCGCAATAACACTCTCTCCGGGCCGTTGCAAGCCGCGGCCTTCCACGCTCTTCCCGCAATGCAGGTCCTGGACCTCACGGGCAACGCGCTGACCGGCGCGGTCCCCGGTGCCGCGTTCGAGCACCCGGCGCTGGAGCAGCTGCGCCTGGGGTCCAACCGGCTCGGCGCGGTCGAGGAGGCGTCCCACGGCGGCGCGTCCAGGCGGCTCGTCGAGGTGGACCTCAGCGGCAACAGGATCGCCGGGCGGCTTCCCGGGTGTCTCGGGGTGATGCCGCGTCTCGCGATGGTGGGGCTCGACCGGAACCGGTTCGTCGGAGGCGTGCCGGGCACGTACGCCGCTCGGATCTCGGTGGAGGAAGTCACGAACGGGATGGTGCCGTTCGCGAAGCTGACGCTGCAGGGGAACTATCTCTGCGGAGCCCTGCCGAGGCTGATGAGGCAGATCAAGGAGGGCGGCGCGACAGTGAGTCTGGCGGATAACTGCTTGCTCAAGTGTCCACGCAAGTTCTTCTTCTGCCAAGGGCTCCGGCAGAAAGACCATGCCACGTGTCCCAAGTGCGAGCCATGA